Part of the Blastocatellia bacterium genome is shown below.
CAACATAAAAATATTAGCACCAGCAGAGAAAAGACCTTCTCGTTTGCTAGTAATTACAACTACCGAAACTTCTGGATGTTCAAATCTTAGCCGAGAGACTGCATCAAAAAGCTCTATATCTACTCCTAGATCATAGGAATTTAGTTTTAGTGCATAACCAGGTTTTAATGGTTTATCTTCTTTAATATTGAGGGCTATTGTTGCTATCGGGCCAGTGATTTCTAGCTCTATATGCTGATAGCGGGAAGGGTCAGTCTGAAAATTAATAGCTTCCATTTAGCTCTTTCACCTTAAAAATTTTTCTTAAATTTAATTGATTTGATTTTTCTGGCTTGAATAATACAACCTCTTTTTATTAGAATCAAGCATAATAATGCTTCTTTTTTTACGAATATGAAATATAGTGCATCTTTATGATAGAAACTACCCCTGAAAAAATTTCTGTTGCTGAGACTGATTTACTAATCAGACTTGGACAACGTGTAAGAACTCTACGTAAACAACAAGGATTGACTCTTAAAGAATTAGCGAGTTTGACAGATTTAAGCCTACGTTTTGTCTCACAACTTGAAGTAGGTGAAGGAAACATTGCCATTACTCGACTTGCCCAAATAGCAAATGTTCTAAAAGTAAGTCTTTCAGAGTTATTACTAAATGTTGAACCTGCAAAAAATAACCTTAGTCAATTGCAAGCCGACATAGACACAATGTTAACAGGTCGTACAGAAAGCGAATTAAAACAAGCTAAACGTGTTTTAGCTCTAGCACTTGGGCAACATCAACAAACAACTATAACTTTGTTGGGTCTGCGTGGTGCTGGTAAAACTACAATAGGAAAAAAACTAGCTAATAAATTAAATGTTCCTTTTTGGGAACTAGATGAAAAGATTGAAGATATAGCAGGACTAAGCTTAACAGAAATTTTTTCACTTCATGGTGAAACCTATTACCGGAGATTAGAAACTCAAGCCTTGCTAGAGTTATTTTCACGTCAACAAACAGCCATAATTGCGTTGCCAGGAGGTATTGTTAACAATTTAGACGCTTTTGCACTTACAAAAGAAAAATCTATAACCGTTTGGCTAAAAGCTACTCCTACAGAACATATGCAGCGCGTTTTAGCTCAAGGTGATCGTCGCCCTATTGCTAATCGTCCAAATGCGATGACAGAACTTCAAACAATCCTAACTGCACGAGAACCACTTTATAAACAAGCTAAATTAATTATTGATACTTCTACTCTAGGCATTAACAAGAGCATAGAAACAGCCATCTCAGAATTAAAAAATGTAGGCTGGGTAAAATAAACAATCTCACTAGATTTTTCCTTGACTTTCCAGTATATTTCTCTTATATTTCATTGTCTGTAAATTTTTGATAAGTTTAAGGGGATTAATCATTATGTCATTTAATAAAGTTACATTAATTGGTAATCTAGGCTGTGAACCACAATTAAAATATACTCCCCAAGGAAAAGCTGTTTGTGAATTTACTGTTGCCACTAGTCAAAGAAAA
Proteins encoded:
- a CDS encoding helix-turn-helix domain-containing protein, yielding MIETTPEKISVAETDLLIRLGQRVRTLRKQQGLTLKELASLTDLSLRFVSQLEVGEGNIAITRLAQIANVLKVSLSELLLNVEPAKNNLSQLQADIDTMLTGRTESELKQAKRVLALALGQHQQTTITLLGLRGAGKTTIGKKLANKLNVPFWELDEKIEDIAGLSLTEIFSLHGETYYRRLETQALLELFSRQQTAIIALPGGIVNNLDAFALTKEKSITVWLKATPTEHMQRVLAQGDRRPIANRPNAMTELQTILTAREPLYKQAKLIIDTSTLGINKSIETAISELKNVGWVK